From the genome of Flavobacteriales bacterium, one region includes:
- a CDS encoding tetratricopeptide repeat protein — MRYLLLAFSFMFATKSFGQDASQYFKTAIGKAQAGDMQGAIADFDQCISLDSKYTDAYYWRGVAKAAIGQTTGALSDFEKTTSLDPSNAQAYLTAGNLYNAVGNSKAALANFNPAVNLLPDNMEARLNRGKALTNLAMHEEAIKDYTTVLDADKSNMDAYINRGISYRQMNQFDKAIEDFSSAIRVNKVSAEGYVNRGIVYRMKEEFERAIADYTQAIVVDPNYADAFYNRGIAYSKRDQHQDAIRDFSKAISINPEDAESYMNRGVEKVIIGKKDDGCADIVKASSLGLEVAIEQRNKFCGF; from the coding sequence ATGAGATATTTACTACTCGCCTTCTCTTTCATGTTTGCAACCAAAAGTTTTGGGCAAGACGCGTCTCAATACTTCAAAACAGCAATTGGCAAGGCCCAAGCAGGCGATATGCAAGGGGCTATCGCTGATTTCGACCAATGTATCAGCTTGGATTCAAAATACACGGATGCGTATTATTGGAGAGGTGTTGCCAAAGCAGCCATAGGTCAAACTACAGGTGCCCTTTCAGACTTTGAAAAAACAACGAGCCTTGACCCAAGCAATGCTCAAGCATATTTAACTGCTGGTAATCTCTACAATGCTGTAGGAAATTCGAAAGCAGCATTAGCCAACTTCAATCCGGCTGTGAACTTGCTTCCCGATAATATGGAAGCGAGACTTAACCGTGGAAAGGCGCTTACAAATCTTGCCATGCACGAAGAGGCAATCAAAGACTATACAACCGTACTGGATGCAGATAAATCAAATATGGATGCTTACATCAATCGTGGTATATCTTACCGCCAGATGAATCAGTTTGACAAAGCAATTGAAGATTTTTCATCTGCTATTCGCGTAAATAAAGTCAGCGCTGAAGGTTACGTAAACCGAGGTATCGTTTACCGAATGAAAGAAGAATTTGAACGTGCCATTGCTGATTATACGCAAGCCATTGTTGTTGACCCAAACTACGCAGACGCGTTTTACAATAGAGGAATTGCCTACTCAAAAAGAGACCAGCATCAAGATGCAATCCGTGATTTTTCAAAAGCAATTTCCATCAATCCTGAGGACGCTGAATCGTACATGAACCGTGGAGTTGAAAAAGTGATCATTGGTAAGAAAGATGATGGTTGCGCTGATATTGTGAAAGCTTCAAGTTTAGGACTTGAAGTGGCAATTGAACAGCGGAATAAATTCTGTGGATTTTAA
- a CDS encoding SpoIIE family protein phosphatase — translation MIHRNTFNGSWWVLLLAAPLLFLLPISSTAQKNFTIRHFEEVNGISSNFCEAITQSSNGQLIVANKGGIDLFDGKTFNKITLEDDSIGLGYITSIYKGENEVWFGRFDGAIGVYESNTPQIIKTGIDGQIKHIYKDAKDGIWAFSRSGSVFWANGTDTSRYDMSERDMLINAVIPYKHKEFIIGSNDGLWLIRFEVGNDFQVLRHIDGLPETKITALHYETRKDQLWVGTEDAGLFTVQAPFTKNQEVSQFKLSTGESVDDVQTIFADRLGRIWLGTFGNGLIRLEFFGAERFQFVEQRFEGHIESDQLIRDIFQDNESNIWIATFGGGLVQIVENVFHQPFDENWLKEQSITQLFRDSKGNVWLGIDKGLFKTSEYAQNSKYEYHYVGGNEVTAISEDKFGTIWVGTLKSGIYRLAVGSTAFDHIDLNAGTLGDAINYILPTNGGVMAGTKSGLLQLSFNGTLKRHLTTLDGLPHNNVKFSYLDNEDRLWVACQGNRIAYLWKDKVRFIEKGEAQNIVDVSYILQDAKGRLWFSTMGNGIFVLENGIAHPINTENGLPSNYCYQMVLDNDGFIWVSHQKSITQLTSDLTVNRIVNREELSPTENSMVSFLFKDQDGNIWISSTHNVVKFNPSIDKSSKSAPQLSISEMLINGIKQQMIPNLKLPYDKYDISFKLAGISLRNPDKIKYKYQWKGLSNTWQVQEGNDEIKNTIPNGDYTLIVYASKNGGEWTTEPVVYQFSVSKPWWLTWWFWTLFGISLTLGVIAFVRYRTYKLIKDKTELEQLVYERTIEIEEQKTEIERSRDEIAKFAKDITDSIKYAKRIQKAIFPAWRDVQDILPNSFVFFQSKDLVSGDFYLAERVGSKRIFCAVDCTGHGVPGGFMSIVANNLLQQAIRQIGLTKPSEILEFLNLGVTNTLHQTYEESTVKDGMDIALCCWDEETNILEFAGAYNPLYLFRDGELQEIKGNRFPVGTFVGEEIREFTNHSIQVQSGDMVYIFSDGFADQFGGHNGKKFMIRRFKAMLQEIHTKPVDNQYDFVSKQLQNWKGNLEQVDDIIVMGVRIA, via the coding sequence GTGATTCACAGGAACACGTTCAACGGTTCATGGTGGGTACTGCTGTTAGCAGCGCCTTTACTTTTTCTATTACCTATTTCATCTACTGCGCAAAAAAACTTCACCATCCGTCACTTTGAGGAAGTAAATGGCATTTCAAGTAATTTCTGCGAAGCCATCACGCAGAGTTCTAACGGACAGCTCATTGTGGCAAATAAAGGTGGAATCGACCTTTTCGATGGAAAAACATTCAATAAGATAACGCTCGAAGACGATTCAATCGGACTAGGATACATAACGTCCATTTACAAAGGTGAGAACGAAGTTTGGTTTGGCAGATTTGATGGAGCGATAGGCGTTTATGAGAGTAACACACCTCAAATCATTAAAACCGGAATTGACGGACAAATAAAGCACATTTACAAGGATGCTAAGGACGGTATTTGGGCATTTTCACGTTCTGGATCTGTGTTTTGGGCGAACGGAACAGACACCAGCAGATACGATATGTCCGAAAGGGATATGCTTATCAATGCGGTTATTCCTTACAAACACAAAGAGTTTATCATTGGAAGTAATGATGGTCTATGGTTAATCCGATTTGAAGTAGGCAATGACTTTCAGGTATTAAGACATATTGACGGATTGCCTGAAACGAAGATCACGGCACTCCATTATGAAACCCGAAAGGACCAACTTTGGGTTGGTACTGAAGATGCAGGGCTTTTTACAGTACAGGCTCCTTTTACAAAGAATCAGGAAGTCTCCCAATTTAAACTGTCAACGGGCGAAAGCGTTGATGATGTACAGACAATATTTGCTGATCGTTTAGGCAGAATTTGGTTAGGCACTTTCGGTAATGGTCTTATCCGATTAGAATTTTTTGGTGCAGAACGATTTCAATTCGTTGAGCAACGGTTTGAAGGCCACATTGAAAGTGATCAACTGATTCGTGACATCTTCCAGGATAATGAATCCAATATTTGGATAGCCACTTTTGGCGGTGGTCTTGTGCAAATTGTGGAAAATGTTTTTCATCAACCATTTGATGAGAACTGGTTAAAGGAACAATCCATAACTCAACTCTTCAGAGATTCAAAAGGTAACGTCTGGCTAGGTATAGACAAAGGCCTTTTTAAAACTTCAGAATACGCGCAAAATTCAAAATACGAGTACCATTACGTTGGCGGAAATGAGGTGACTGCCATTTCTGAAGATAAATTCGGCACCATTTGGGTAGGGACATTAAAGTCTGGAATATACAGGCTTGCTGTGGGCTCAACTGCGTTTGACCATATAGATCTGAACGCAGGAACCCTCGGAGATGCCATTAATTATATTCTACCAACTAATGGTGGCGTAATGGCCGGAACAAAATCCGGATTGCTACAACTGTCGTTTAATGGAACACTAAAACGACATCTTACAACGCTCGATGGTCTTCCACACAATAATGTCAAATTCAGTTATTTGGACAATGAAGACCGCCTTTGGGTCGCTTGTCAAGGCAACCGTATAGCGTATTTGTGGAAAGACAAGGTCCGGTTCATAGAAAAAGGTGAAGCCCAAAATATTGTAGATGTAAGTTACATCCTGCAAGATGCAAAAGGTCGACTATGGTTCTCCACTATGGGTAACGGAATTTTTGTTCTAGAAAACGGAATAGCTCATCCCATCAACACAGAAAACGGTCTGCCATCAAACTACTGCTACCAGATGGTTTTGGACAATGATGGTTTCATTTGGGTAAGCCACCAAAAATCAATTACTCAACTTACTTCAGACCTAACAGTAAATCGAATTGTAAATCGAGAAGAGCTTTCGCCAACCGAAAACAGCATGGTCTCCTTCCTATTCAAAGACCAGGACGGAAACATATGGATTTCTTCAACTCACAACGTTGTGAAATTCAATCCAAGCATTGACAAATCAAGCAAAAGTGCGCCACAATTATCGATAAGTGAAATGTTGATAAACGGAATCAAGCAACAAATGATTCCAAACTTAAAGTTGCCTTATGATAAATACGATATCAGCTTCAAGTTGGCAGGAATCTCCCTACGAAATCCTGACAAAATCAAATACAAATATCAATGGAAAGGACTTTCAAACACTTGGCAAGTTCAAGAAGGGAATGATGAGATAAAGAACACTATACCCAACGGTGATTACACGCTTATTGTTTATGCTTCTAAAAACGGAGGCGAATGGACTACTGAACCTGTCGTCTATCAGTTCTCAGTTTCAAAACCATGGTGGCTAACCTGGTGGTTTTGGACGTTATTTGGAATTTCACTCACGCTGGGCGTCATCGCATTTGTTCGGTACCGGACGTACAAACTGATAAAAGACAAAACGGAACTTGAACAACTTGTTTACGAACGCACTATTGAAATTGAAGAACAAAAGACCGAAATTGAACGCAGCCGAGATGAAATAGCCAAGTTTGCAAAGGATATTACAGACAGTATCAAGTACGCCAAGCGCATTCAAAAAGCCATTTTTCCAGCATGGCGCGATGTTCAAGACATTTTACCAAATTCATTTGTGTTTTTCCAATCGAAAGATCTTGTAAGCGGTGATTTTTATCTAGCAGAAAGAGTAGGGTCAAAACGGATTTTCTGTGCAGTAGACTGCACCGGTCACGGTGTACCCGGAGGATTCATGTCGATAGTGGCAAACAATCTATTGCAACAGGCTATTAGACAGATTGGCCTTACCAAACCATCTGAAATACTTGAATTTCTTAACCTTGGTGTAACCAACACCTTGCATCAGACCTACGAGGAATCTACCGTAAAAGATGGTATGGATATTGCCTTGTGCTGTTGGGATGAAGAGACAAATATTCTGGAATTCGCTGGTGCATACAACCCTTTATATCTATTCAGAGATGGAGAATTACAGGAAATCAAGGGGAACCGTTTTCCTGTGGGAACATTCGTTGGAGAGGAGATCCGAGAGTTCACCAACCATTCCATACAAGTGCAATCGGGAGACATGGTTTACATTTTCTCTGACGGGTTTGCCGACCAGTTTGGAGGGCACAATGGAAAGAAATTCATGATCAGACGTTTCAAGGCCATGTTGCAGGAAATTCACACAAAACCAGTCGATAATCAATACGATTTTGTAAGCAAGCAATTGCAAAACTGGAAAGGTAACCTCGAACAAGTTGATGACATTATTGTCATGGGAGTACGAATTGCTTAG
- a CDS encoding penicillin acylase family protein gives MKLAKALLGLLITAAVIYLGDHAIGSFPPLAKFIDPYHGFWQNAEYSEGSENEARLQFDELHSPVQVVMDDRGVPHLFAENDHDLYFVQGYVTARDRLWQMEFQTHAAAGRLSELVGEKALEFDLEQRRIGMTWAAENALELIKKDSASWQALNTYADGVNHYIANLSENDLPLEYKLLNYRPEEWNVFKSSLLLKYMAKMLTGTERDRPNTEALKLLGPELFNRLFPDQNYLSDPIVPGFSVDTTTVPEIRLDGFASEASWDMKEIQPHFVGSNNWAVSGSRTESGSAILCNDPHLKLSLPSIWYEIQLHSTSLNCYGVSLPGSPGITIGFNDSIAWGVTNAGRDVKDYYAIDFVDHSKGTYRLGGEIMTASQRIEEIKVKGKKSVLDTVLYTKYGPVALSNKKENQFLALRWFAHDPSNELLTFYKLNRASNFNDYEEALSYYNCPGQNFACADAKNNIAIWQQGKFKIKPKDYGKFILDGSDPKNLQERFIPQAQNPHMLNPERGFVSSANQPVTDASYPYYYSGVYEEFRNRTINDFLRKDSSISIQDMMDLQLSNYNLLAAEVLPILISMLDTSDFQNKENELLALHELQGWNYRNDKELIAPTVFEIWWDELNNILWDEFNSIEWDQNMYYRYSWEQLMNDGKAKVDMRDPRYVYPMAKVTIDLLKNEPDHQVFDHRSTNNKIEVAENVVYDSFYWTAMKFGDIIKYKFNQPYWGQYQATRVQHLMRLDAFSSKKLFVGGNENAPNATTSTHGPSWRMIVQMDSDGPKAWGVLPGGQSGNPGSKQYSTSLESWSNGEYHQLNFLHDQSQTDSLWTSQTFKPVSE, from the coding sequence ATGAAACTAGCTAAGGCCTTATTGGGATTGCTGATCACAGCTGCGGTAATCTACCTCGGAGATCATGCCATAGGCTCTTTTCCGCCATTGGCTAAGTTCATTGATCCTTACCACGGTTTTTGGCAAAATGCCGAGTATTCTGAAGGCTCGGAAAATGAAGCGCGGTTACAATTTGATGAACTGCATTCACCAGTTCAAGTAGTCATGGACGACCGTGGTGTTCCGCACCTTTTCGCAGAGAACGACCATGATCTTTATTTCGTTCAAGGCTACGTCACCGCTCGCGACCGACTTTGGCAGATGGAGTTTCAGACACACGCTGCAGCTGGTAGACTTTCGGAACTGGTCGGAGAAAAAGCTCTTGAATTTGATCTGGAACAGCGAAGAATTGGAATGACTTGGGCGGCTGAAAACGCGCTGGAGTTGATTAAGAAAGACAGCGCAAGTTGGCAGGCACTGAATACCTATGCGGATGGTGTCAATCATTACATAGCAAACCTTTCAGAGAACGACCTTCCGCTAGAGTATAAACTATTGAACTACCGACCAGAAGAGTGGAATGTATTCAAATCGTCTTTATTGCTGAAGTATATGGCAAAAATGCTGACGGGCACAGAGCGTGATAGACCGAATACGGAAGCCCTAAAGCTTTTGGGGCCAGAGCTTTTCAACAGACTTTTTCCAGATCAGAATTATTTATCTGATCCAATTGTCCCTGGTTTTTCAGTGGATACCACAACTGTCCCAGAAATTCGATTGGATGGCTTTGCTTCTGAGGCTTCGTGGGATATGAAGGAGATTCAGCCACATTTCGTTGGGAGTAACAACTGGGCGGTTTCAGGTAGTAGGACCGAAAGTGGTTCTGCCATATTGTGCAACGATCCTCATCTGAAATTGTCGCTTCCGTCCATTTGGTATGAGATTCAGTTACACAGCACTTCGCTTAATTGTTACGGTGTTTCGTTGCCAGGTTCGCCCGGAATTACGATTGGATTCAATGATAGCATTGCTTGGGGAGTAACCAATGCAGGAAGAGATGTAAAGGATTATTATGCCATCGATTTTGTCGATCACTCAAAAGGAACTTATCGATTGGGCGGAGAAATCATGACTGCTTCCCAGCGCATTGAGGAAATAAAAGTGAAGGGGAAAAAGTCTGTTTTAGATACGGTGCTTTATACCAAATATGGGCCTGTTGCACTATCGAATAAAAAAGAAAATCAGTTTTTAGCACTTCGCTGGTTTGCTCACGATCCGTCTAACGAGCTATTGACCTTCTACAAGCTTAATCGTGCGTCCAATTTCAACGATTACGAAGAAGCACTTTCGTACTACAATTGTCCGGGGCAGAATTTCGCTTGTGCTGATGCGAAAAACAATATTGCCATTTGGCAGCAAGGGAAATTCAAGATAAAACCTAAAGATTACGGGAAGTTCATTTTAGATGGAAGTGACCCCAAAAACCTTCAGGAACGGTTCATTCCACAAGCACAGAATCCGCATATGCTGAATCCGGAAAGAGGTTTTGTGAGTTCTGCAAATCAACCAGTAACAGATGCGAGTTACCCATATTACTATTCGGGAGTATATGAGGAATTTCGAAATAGGACCATCAACGATTTTCTGAGGAAGGATAGTTCCATCAGCATACAAGACATGATGGATCTTCAACTTTCCAATTACAATTTGCTTGCAGCGGAAGTGTTGCCGATTTTGATTTCCATGCTTGACACTTCTGATTTTCAGAATAAGGAGAACGAACTTCTGGCGCTGCACGAATTGCAAGGTTGGAATTACAGGAACGATAAGGAACTTATTGCACCAACAGTATTTGAGATATGGTGGGATGAGCTGAACAATATTCTTTGGGACGAATTCAATAGCATCGAATGGGATCAGAACATGTACTACCGCTATTCATGGGAGCAATTGATGAATGATGGAAAAGCAAAAGTGGATATGCGCGACCCGCGATATGTCTATCCGATGGCAAAAGTCACTATCGATCTATTGAAGAACGAACCAGATCATCAGGTTTTTGATCATCGATCTACCAATAATAAGATTGAAGTGGCTGAGAATGTAGTATACGATTCGTTCTATTGGACGGCCATGAAATTTGGAGATATCATCAAATACAAATTCAATCAACCTTATTGGGGACAGTATCAAGCCACGCGTGTTCAGCATTTGATGCGATTGGATGCTTTCAGTTCCAAAAAATTATTTGTTGGAGGAAATGAGAATGCACCGAATGCGACCACTTCCACTCATGGACCATCTTGGCGAATGATTGTTCAAATGGATTCAGATGGGCCAAAAGCTTGGGGCGTTTTGCCTGGCGGGCAATCTGGAAATCCGGGAAGTAAACAATATTCAACTTCGCTCGAATCGTGGTCTAACGGGGAATATCATCAACTGAACTTTCTGCATGATCAATCTCAAACGGATAGTTTATGGACTTCACAAACTTTTAAGCCGGTTTCGGAATGA
- a CDS encoding patatin-like phospholipase family protein translates to MDKPISVSLALGSGGARGLAHIGVIQVLQDEGFSVQNLAGSSMGACVGGIYCAGKLDLFTDWVLQLNKRETLRLMDFTMSTQGVLKGQKVLQHLKSILGEIRIEDFDIPYTAVATDVKTKEEIWMRTGDLYTVIRASSSIPTLMMPSKMGDRILIDGGVLNPLPIEPLMPRITDLVVAVNINAHAEDHQRYREVHISAEQDKIEEQTEEETSAYTSRMVSTVKSWLNMAKSEETDKNQETTLNYLGMLNKTYDFMQDRMCEQNIEIYKPDMVINIPRSVGATLEFYRANEMVEEGRIAAKKAILEWRKKQLAV, encoded by the coding sequence ATGGATAAACCAATAAGCGTATCGCTGGCCTTAGGAAGTGGAGGGGCAAGAGGGCTTGCTCATATTGGCGTTATTCAAGTGTTGCAAGACGAAGGTTTTTCGGTACAGAATCTTGCAGGCTCGTCAATGGGTGCATGTGTTGGTGGTATTTATTGCGCAGGAAAACTGGATCTGTTCACAGATTGGGTTTTGCAACTCAATAAACGTGAAACACTCCGGTTGATGGATTTTACCATGTCCACACAAGGAGTGCTGAAAGGGCAGAAGGTGCTTCAGCATCTCAAATCTATTTTAGGCGAAATCAGGATTGAAGATTTCGACATTCCATACACGGCCGTAGCCACGGATGTGAAAACCAAAGAAGAAATTTGGATGCGAACTGGTGACCTTTACACCGTTATCCGTGCTTCTTCTTCCATTCCAACTCTCATGATGCCATCAAAGATGGGAGACAGAATTCTTATTGATGGAGGAGTGCTCAATCCATTACCGATTGAACCTTTGATGCCACGAATTACGGATTTGGTTGTGGCAGTAAACATTAATGCGCATGCAGAAGATCACCAGCGCTATCGCGAAGTGCATATTTCAGCAGAACAGGATAAGATTGAAGAACAGACCGAAGAAGAAACATCGGCATACACCAGCCGAATGGTAAGTACTGTAAAGAGCTGGTTGAATATGGCTAAGTCGGAAGAGACAGACAAAAATCAGGAAACCACGCTCAATTATTTAGGAATGCTTAATAAGACCTACGATTTCATGCAGGACCGCATGTGCGAGCAGAATATTGAGATCTACAAACCAGATATGGTCATAAACATTCCGCGCTCCGTTGGTGCCACATTAGAA